Within Scleropages formosus chromosome 24, fSclFor1.1, whole genome shotgun sequence, the genomic segment ACTAGTCAGATCGAGTCTCTGACACTGACCCGCCGTGGCGCCCTGCCACTGGTCTAATGAAAGTTGCTGGCTGTGAAAGGCTCCTGCTCTTGTGGCAGCCTTAGAAAGGGGGGGACTCACGTAGATAGATCCAGAGCAAAGGCCAGGATTGCTATCCCCCTCACATCTCTGTAGAAAACCAACCATATTCTGAAGGATCTaatatgtaaaatgattttaattgcaATAATTTTTAATGAGCCTTCTACAGTAAGGGTCCCACATTGCTAATAAGACATGGTGATAGGAAGCGGGGCGCTTTGCTGGTTCATCCTTGACAAAGTTAGAATCGCTTCACTGTGTCTTGCTGGGTATTTTTGCACTTTAAGACATTTCATTCATCACCATTTTACACATGATTGGTCTGCGCGTTAGATCTCGAATGTGCTTCCCCTACAGGTTCACGTTGAATAGCAAGTGTTGGGAGAAGGGTGATTTCCCAGCGAGTTTTCCACCAACCAGGGTAGCTGATAGCCGATAGCCCTTCAGAAATAACTGTGATGTTCTTGCCAGGATTGCCTGGGTGTGGGTCGCTGCCCCTGACTATCTATAGCTACACAACAAGCATGTTGTGTCAAGcgtaataattttctttttctcggCTGTGGGCTGCTGATTTTGGGAAGGGTATAGTCAGTTTTCAACAGCCTTCTTCAAGTGTCGCAGACCGTCCTTGGCAGACTACTTCTTGGCTGTTGACGTAGTAGAGTTGGAATTCTCTTACGGTTGGCTGGGGGTACAGGAAGGGTGGGTTCAGGAGAATATTCAGGCCCACAGATGTTACAGCTTGTCctgtttcttctgctgctgctgtaacagGAAAGGCGGATGGATGCCTGGAGCTCCGGCTGCAGCCATTTTTAATACTTGCACTAAGAAATCCTGCTTACGCTTGCTTGTATCATCCAGTTTTGTTGCAACAATTTTGGAGCTAAAACCCTCCCCAGTTAGCCACAGATATTCTGCAGCAttggaattatttttttgaaaaagtcatGTAGTTTTTCCTTAGCCTTGCACTATGAAACTTCCTGTGTGACATAACTAAACCTAGAACTTGCTGGAAACATCGAGTTAGCTGCATAATTGCCATGAACGCAAACACCTTTATCTTTTTACACCGTGGCTGCTTTGCCATTAATTTCATACACTGCaggtattttaatgctgtttgtaTTCTTGTCTGAAGTTTCTGTAGAGGAATTACTCTACGGAGGCTTAATTTGCTTAACCAAGCTTTCTGCAAAGCCTCAGGCTCTGCATCCTATGTTTACCTGCCCCTACTGAATGGCATACTCACGTCATGTCACCATGCTTGCATGTTTGAAGGTCAGTCTGAATGGATGAGTTGTTTCAGCACAGCTAGCTAACATTTCCAATCCGAACAAGACCTGCAGGGCTGACCACTAGTGCACTTGTGAGTTTTCAAACAGCAGCGGAATATTTGTGCTACTTAATTTTTAATGCGTATCAAAGTGCTTCCCATGCTTCTCTCTTCCTGGCCATGGATGACTTGTGGAACAGTGATTGCTGAGAATGTATAAGTACTGGAATATGTAAGGTGTAAGACCAAGAGATGCTCGCCAACTGAGTCGTTTCCCTTGTGTTATGCTTGCTGATATGGATGGGGTTGACCCCAGGGAGCCTGATCTCTTCAGTAtatcacacacaaaatgtcagaGAAACTATTTGGGAGTCTGTGGCATGCAGAGTCCCAGGAAAAAAGGTGCACTTTTTGCTGGCAGagaggtgcatgctgggagagaCCGGACTTAACCACAAATCCTGCTCTGTGTCCTCCCTGATTAGAGTGTAATCCACAGTGCtctattttttcaaaaaatcaaTCTTTAGCATACTTTCCCTCCGCTACTCTTTTTGTCGTCTTCATATTTCCACACTACTCTTGCTCCTTGGCTAGATGTCAAGAAAGCACAGATTACAGGAGCATTGTGGGTTTTGGGTCTTGGTGGAGCTGTTAAACTTGGGTAATGACTCACCTGGTGTGCAAGTAGTATTAGCAGCCTGTATTTATTGCCTTGCATTTCACATTCGAAAGTGAAGTGGATCATTTTAGCCAGCTGGTTGGAAAAGTCAATTTGCTTGCATTCTAGACAATACAGTGCCTTGTAAAGGTATTTCAGCCTCTTGAAAGTTAGCACCATTGtctgtattttataaaatacatgcacacattcttccaataagtatttttattgtaaacctAACTGCTCTAACAGTTTTTCAAAGCCAAAGTAAATTTGTCAAAagattttgttatttaaataaatatctttTGACAAATGTAGGAGAACATTTGTATGCTTCTGGACTGCAATCTTCAAAAAGTGCCAGAGATTCTCAATGGGGTTGAGATCAGGATTTTGATGAGGCTATTGTAGggcattcactttttttgtttgtgagccACTCCAGTATTGCATTAGCCTTGTGCTTGACATTGTTGTCTTCTCCTAAACCTCAGTTTCTGAGCTAACTGGAGCAGGTTCTTCCATagtatttcactgtatttaGTTCTATCcagggggtgccgtggcgcagtgggttggaccacagtcctgctctccggtgggtctggggttcgagtcccacttggggtgccttgcgacagactggcatcccgtcctgggtgtgtcccctccccctccggccttacgccctgtgttgccgggtaggctccggttccccgcaaccctgtaaaggactagcggttctgaaagtgtgtgtgtgtgtgtgtgtgtgtgtgtgtgtgtgtggttctatCCATTCTTCCAGCATCCCTGCAGcattatgctgccaccaccatacttcactCTAGGgatggtttttcatttttttttttttgaggcgCATAGGCAGTGTTAGGTTTGCGCCATACATAGCGCTTAGaatttttgctgaaaagctCTATCTTGATTTCATCTGACCACCACACCTTTTCCCAAATCCTAGCTGGACTCCTCTCATGTATTGTGGCAAAGTCCAGGCATACCTTTTTATAGAGATTCTTCAGTAGTTGCTTCTTTGGCACCCTCACAAATAAGCCGGTGTTAAAGAGATCTTGATATTGTGAACTCGCACTAATGACCCCTCCATAGTGGGTTTTTTTATATCCAGAAATTTGATCTTTAATTTCTCACTGGTAGAAACTATTATTATTGACTTTAAGCTTTTGGAGCACAAGGGTTTCAATACTTATGTAAGCAGCTCATctcagttacattttatttaatatctgAGGACAACTCTTTGGCTTTTGGAATAGGCTGTGTATGCATTAGATCTCAACAAAAACAGTGATTAGGAGAACATTTGTATGTATCgtttgaaatccagaaaatggtgcTGACTTTCAAGGGTCTTGAATACAAGGTACTGTATGCTTGTCTGTGTCACTGAAGGGAGGTGTGAAAGCTCCTTGATGTGACAGGAATATAGTATTATGTGTACAAATGCTTTACATCGCTGTATAAACTTAAACGATAACATTATCGTCCCCTCTGCTCTGAGTGATTGGTGGTAACAGCAGTCTTGTGTATATTGATAAGTTAAAGCTGAGCACTTCACAAAGGCTATTTCTAATGAATATTTGTTATCACCAGCCTACAGTGCAATGTTTTTGGTTTGTTCGTATAGTGATCATTTGTTGATAAGCTCCCCATCAAAAGGTCTCTATGCACATTGTTGAGATCTTACTGAAACACTTTCTCAGTCCTTCCATCCAAGACAGCTGATCATCTGGTTTTGCATTTCAAAGGTCATGCTTGGAGCTAGCCTTCACCTCTGAAGCTGAAGTTGCTGAAGCAGTGTTTTGGTTTGTGTGTCCAACACAGGCATGCAAACTTCTGTTATGGTTCATCTGAAGAACTTGCAGGTTGTTGGACCTGCAGGCCAGTGTCAGTTACTAAAACCTCTAGCTTTGACTGATTATCCATATCTCAAAGACTAGACATAAACGTGTAGGTAATGGTGtgattgtgtttttatgttggATTGTTTTGGTACTGGTTCTGCCAAGGACTTTGACCTCACAGTATGTGCCAGCCTCCTTTACACAGCAGGCCTTTGTACCACCAGAAGAGCTCttaggttttgtgtgtgtgtgtgtgtgtgtgtgtgtgtgtgagagagagagagagatggaacTATACTGTATGCTGGTGAGCAAAGATCACCCTGAATCTATGTGCAGTTACTCGCTACATGACTATTTGGCACGGACTAAGTCAGTTTCCTTGAAGTCTTTTGGAATGACTCAAGATTAGATTTGTTGCCCTTTTTAGGAATAAGGGCAAATAACTAATGCGAGACCACTGCTTTAGGTACTTCATGTCCAGGTCGTCTTATCTATTATTACTTTTTCCCTTGGGTTCCTGTAGGTCGCAATGAGCCACTGAAGAAAGACAAACCTAAATGGAAGAGTGACTATCCAATGACTGAGGGACAGCTTCGCAGCAAGAGGGATGAGTTCTGGGATACTGCACCGGCCTTTGAGGGGCGCAAGGAAATCTGGGATGCTCTGAAGGCTGCAGCAGTGGCCATCGAATGCAATGACCATGAGTTGGCACAAGCCATTGTGGATGGAGccagcatcacactgccacaTGGTATGCACTTTTGTGGGCCTTGATGGTCTGCTGCCAgcattcatgtcacagctgtttgtgggtgtttttttttggctctaGCTGTAAATAATTTGTAGTTTGTCATTCGTTACATAGTGACTTAACTTTAATTTTCTACTATTTAGTCTTGGATTTGAATTACTGTGAAGTAGTGACCAATGGCTTCTCCTCTCTGATGCAGGCTCCCTGACTGAGTGCTATGATGAGCTTGGAAACCGCTACCAACTGCCGGTGTACTGCTTGGCACCGCCCGTTAACCTGATCTCCGAACGTAGTGAAGAGGATGTGCTAGAGAACCCAGAGCCACAGCCTGTACCCAAGAAGGAGTTTCAACTGAAGGTGCGCCTCTCCACAGGGAAGGATCTGCGGCTGAATGCCAGTATGGCTGACACAATCGGCCAGCTAAAGAAGCAGCTGCAGGCCCAGGAGGACATTGATGCCACGCATCAGCGCTGGTTCTTCTCTGGCAAGCTGCTTACAGACAAGA encodes:
- the ubtd1b gene encoding ubiquitin domain-containing protein 1; its protein translation is MGGCVGRERGEAGGRGSSRNGGRSHRKRGGRNEPLKKDKPKWKSDYPMTEGQLRSKRDEFWDTAPAFEGRKEIWDALKAAAVAIECNDHELAQAIVDGASITLPHGSLTECYDELGNRYQLPVYCLAPPVNLISERSEEDVLENPEPQPVPKKEFQLKVRLSTGKDLRLNASMADTIGQLKKQLQAQEDIDATHQRWFFSGKLLTDKTRLQDTKIQKDFVIQVIVNQPTIPN